A single window of Streptomyces cathayae DNA harbors:
- a CDS encoding response regulator transcription factor, producing the protein MTHQAPPTTIRILLADDHALVRRGVRLILDREPDLEVVAEAGDGAEAISMARAQEVDLAVLDIAMPRMTGLQAARELSALKPGLRILMLTMHDNEQYLFQALKAGASGYVLKSVADRDLVAACRAAMRDEPFLYPGAVTALIRNYLDRVQHGEEASEQVLTPREEEVLKLVAEGHSSKEIAELLFISVKTVQRHRENMLSKLGLRDRLDLTRYAIRAGLVEP; encoded by the coding sequence ATGACCCACCAGGCCCCACCGACCACGATCCGGATCCTGCTCGCCGACGACCACGCCCTGGTGCGCCGCGGCGTCCGGCTGATCCTCGACCGGGAGCCGGACCTGGAGGTCGTCGCCGAGGCCGGTGACGGCGCGGAGGCGATCTCGATGGCCCGCGCCCAGGAGGTCGACCTGGCCGTCCTGGACATCGCCATGCCCAGGATGACCGGTCTGCAGGCCGCCCGCGAACTGTCCGCGCTCAAGCCGGGATTGCGTATCCTCATGCTGACGATGCACGACAACGAGCAGTATCTGTTCCAGGCGCTCAAGGCCGGGGCCAGCGGATACGTCCTGAAATCGGTCGCCGACCGCGACCTGGTCGCCGCCTGCCGGGCCGCGATGCGGGACGAGCCGTTCCTCTACCCCGGGGCGGTCACCGCCCTGATCCGCAACTATCTCGACCGGGTCCAGCACGGCGAGGAGGCCTCCGAGCAGGTGCTGACGCCACGCGAGGAGGAAGTGCTGAAGCTCGTGGCCGAGGGGCACTCCTCGAAGGAGATCGCCGAGCTGCTCTTCATCAGCGTCAAGACGGTGCAGCGGCACCGCGAGAACATGCTGAGCAAGCTGGGTCTGCGGGACCGTCTGGATCTGACCCGGTACGCGATCCGTGCGGGGCTCGTCGAGCCTTGA
- the secD gene encoding protein translocase subunit SecD: MKNPARFRALFALIVIALSVYIAATVPVRLGLDLRGGTQIVLETRSTETIKADGEATERTLEVLRGRIDALGVAEPTIVRSGDNRIIVELPGVQDPRKAADVLGRTAQLSVHSVLGPGAESDKSLPKGERVLADESGERLHLAAAGLSGQDVKDAEATFDQQSGAGWLVTVDFADDKGWAKLTGEAACNPDGDPKRRVAIVLDNKIISSPQVHLSVACGAGITGGSTQITGSFSGEEAKELALLISGGALPVPVETVEQRTVGPTLGAEAIESSAWAAALGTALTAIFIIVVYRLMGFLAIVALACYGVISYAALAGLGATLTLPGLAGFVLAIGMAVDANVLVFERAREEYGKRNRPSSRSALTAGFKGAFSAIADSNITTLIAAGLLFLLASGPVKGFGVTLAIGVLASMISSLVITRVLAEFAVERRWVHRRPKFTGLASIGRVREYLTRRNPQLMRRPRRWLLVSLIVLIVTGSGIVVRGLNFGVEFTGGRLIEYSTTKTVDPDQARTALADAGFPQAVVQSSGDNGLTVRTDELSNAEAVKVAETIDKVGNGAEKVRDELIGPSLGDELRRNALIALGLALGAQLLYLAFRFRWMFGTAAVSTLAHDVVILTGIFAWLGKPIDGVFLAALLTVVGYSVNDSVVVFDRVRELWQKNPKTPLAESTNLAVLQTVPRTVNTGIGVIFILASLALLGGDSLTDFALALLIGMLVGTYSSVLTASPLAIELDAYASHGSGGGRGRGRSRARSGSGRGKSNARESSDLAKATSQGT, from the coding sequence GTGAAAAATCCCGCCCGCTTCCGGGCGTTGTTCGCACTCATCGTGATCGCCCTGTCCGTGTACATCGCCGCCACGGTCCCCGTCCGTCTGGGCCTCGACCTGCGCGGCGGCACCCAGATCGTGCTGGAGACCCGCTCCACCGAGACCATCAAGGCCGACGGCGAGGCGACCGAGCGGACCCTCGAGGTCCTGCGCGGCCGTATCGACGCGCTCGGTGTCGCCGAGCCCACCATCGTCCGCTCCGGTGACAACCGGATCATCGTCGAGCTGCCCGGTGTGCAGGACCCGCGGAAGGCCGCGGACGTACTGGGCCGTACCGCGCAGCTCTCCGTCCACTCGGTGCTCGGCCCCGGCGCCGAGTCCGACAAGTCCCTGCCGAAGGGGGAGCGCGTCCTGGCCGACGAGTCCGGTGAGCGGCTCCACCTGGCCGCCGCCGGGCTCTCCGGTCAGGACGTGAAGGACGCCGAGGCCACCTTCGACCAGCAGAGCGGTGCCGGCTGGCTCGTCACCGTGGACTTCGCGGACGACAAGGGCTGGGCCAAGCTGACCGGCGAGGCGGCCTGCAACCCCGACGGTGACCCCAAGCGCCGGGTCGCGATCGTGCTGGACAACAAGATCATCTCGTCGCCGCAGGTCCACCTGTCCGTGGCCTGCGGGGCCGGCATCACCGGCGGGTCCACCCAGATCACCGGTTCCTTCTCCGGTGAGGAGGCCAAGGAACTCGCCCTGCTCATCAGCGGCGGTGCCCTTCCGGTGCCGGTCGAGACGGTCGAGCAGCGGACCGTGGGCCCGACGCTGGGCGCCGAGGCCATCGAGTCGAGCGCCTGGGCCGCCGCCCTGGGCACCGCCCTCACCGCGATCTTCATCATCGTCGTCTACCGGCTGATGGGTTTCCTGGCCATCGTGGCCCTGGCCTGCTACGGCGTGATCTCCTACGCCGCCCTCGCGGGCCTCGGCGCGACCCTGACCCTGCCGGGTCTGGCCGGTTTCGTCCTGGCGATCGGTATGGCCGTCGACGCCAACGTGCTGGTCTTCGAACGAGCACGCGAGGAGTACGGCAAACGCAACCGGCCCAGCAGCCGCTCGGCCCTGACCGCCGGCTTCAAGGGCGCCTTCAGCGCGATCGCCGACTCCAACATCACCACGCTCATCGCGGCGGGACTGCTGTTCCTGCTCGCCTCCGGCCCGGTGAAGGGCTTCGGCGTCACCCTGGCCATCGGTGTCCTCGCCTCCATGATCAGCTCACTGGTGATCACGCGGGTGCTGGCCGAGTTCGCGGTGGAGCGCCGCTGGGTGCACCGTCGTCCCAAGTTCACCGGTCTGGCCTCCATCGGCCGGGTCCGCGAGTACCTCACCCGCCGGAACCCGCAGCTGATGCGCCGCCCGCGCCGCTGGCTGCTGGTGTCCCTCATCGTGCTGATCGTCACCGGCTCCGGCATCGTGGTGCGCGGGCTGAACTTCGGTGTCGAGTTCACCGGCGGCCGGCTGATCGAGTACTCGACCACCAAGACCGTCGATCCGGACCAGGCCCGCACGGCCCTGGCCGACGCCGGCTTCCCGCAGGCCGTCGTGCAGTCCTCCGGGGACAACGGGCTGACGGTGCGCACCGACGAGCTGAGCAACGCCGAGGCGGTCAAGGTCGCCGAGACCATCGACAAGGTCGGCAACGGGGCGGAGAAGGTCCGCGACGAGCTGATCGGCCCGAGCCTCGGCGACGAACTGCGCCGCAACGCGCTGATCGCGCTCGGCCTGGCCCTCGGCGCCCAGCTCCTGTACCTCGCCTTCCGGTTCCGCTGGATGTTCGGTACGGCGGCGGTCAGCACCCTGGCCCACGACGTGGTGATCCTCACCGGCATCTTCGCGTGGCTGGGCAAGCCGATCGACGGGGTCTTCCTGGCCGCGCTGCTCACCGTGGTCGGTTACTCGGTGAACGACTCCGTCGTGGTCTTCGACCGCGTCCGGGAACTGTGGCAGAAGAATCCCAAGACGCCTCTGGCCGAGTCCACCAACCTGGCGGTCCTGCAGACGGTGCCCCGTACGGTGAACACCGGTATCGGTGTGATCTTCATCCTGGCCTCGTTGGCTCTGCTGGGCGGCGACTCGCTCACCGACTTCGCGCTCGCCCTGCTGATCGGCATGTTGGTGGGCACGTACTCGTCGGTCCTGACCGCCTCCCCGCTCGCCATCGAGCTCGACGCGTACGCGAGCCACGGCAGCGGCGGCGGCCGTGGTCGCGGGCGCTCCCGTGCCCGGAGCGGTTCCGGGCGTGGGAAGTCCAACGCCCGGGAGAGCTCGGACCTGGCGAAGGCCACCAGCCAGGGAACCTGA
- a CDS encoding ABC transporter ATP-binding protein — MSMETTAWTQLRSVMTAEEERRPLARDTLRRIGGFARPHRRRLALFVLLGSATALLAVATPVLAGRVVDTVVTGGDSATVVRLALLIALIAVTEAALGILGRRLSASLGEELILDLRTAVFDHVQRMPVAFFTRTRTGALVSRLNNDVIGAQRAFSNTLSTVVGNVVTLVLALAVMLTLSWRITLLALVLLPVFVIPARRMGRRMARMQREAAALNAAMGTRMTERFSAPGATLVKLFGRPEEESEEFAERARRVRDIGVRTATAQTVFITALTLVSALALALVYGVGGHLALRGALEPGAVVSLALLLTRLYAPLTSLAGARVEVMSALVSFERVFEVLDLRPLIEEKPDARDVPAGPVSVEFDDVRFGYPAADKVSLASLEEVATLDPNEGAEVLHGISFRVEPGQTVALVGSSGAGKSTVAQLLPRLYDVDSGAVRVGGVDVRDLTARSLRDTLGMVTQDGHLFHDTVRANLLLAAPGAGEPELWDALRRARLDELVRSLPDGLDTVVGERGYRFSGGERQRMTIARLLLARQRVVLLDEATAHLDNTSEAAVQEALAEALEGRTALVIAHRLSTVRTADLILVVEAGRIVERGTHEELLEAGGRYAALHHARFAPRPANSGRDRDRGERDRGAPAAV, encoded by the coding sequence ATGAGCATGGAGACCACGGCCTGGACCCAGTTGCGCAGCGTCATGACCGCCGAGGAGGAGCGCCGTCCCCTCGCGCGGGACACGCTGCGCCGGATCGGCGGGTTCGCCCGCCCGCACCGCCGCCGTCTGGCCCTCTTCGTCCTGCTCGGATCGGCGACCGCGCTGCTCGCCGTCGCCACCCCCGTGCTGGCCGGGCGCGTCGTCGACACCGTCGTGACCGGCGGCGACTCGGCCACGGTCGTCCGGCTGGCCCTGCTCATCGCGCTGATCGCGGTGACGGAGGCGGCGCTCGGCATTCTCGGCCGCAGGCTGTCGGCCTCCCTCGGGGAGGAACTCATCCTCGATCTGCGGACCGCCGTGTTCGACCATGTGCAGCGGATGCCGGTCGCGTTCTTCACCCGCACGCGTACGGGCGCGCTCGTCTCCCGGCTCAACAACGACGTGATCGGCGCCCAGCGGGCCTTCAGCAACACCCTGTCCACCGTGGTCGGCAACGTGGTGACGCTGGTGCTCGCCCTGGCCGTGATGCTCACCCTGTCCTGGCGGATCACCCTGCTCGCGCTGGTCCTGCTGCCGGTGTTCGTGATCCCCGCCCGGCGCATGGGCCGCCGCATGGCCCGCATGCAGCGCGAGGCCGCCGCCCTGAACGCGGCCATGGGCACCCGGATGACCGAGCGCTTCTCCGCGCCCGGAGCCACCCTGGTCAAGCTCTTCGGCCGGCCCGAGGAGGAGTCGGAGGAGTTCGCGGAGCGCGCCCGCCGGGTGCGGGACATCGGCGTCCGGACGGCCACCGCCCAGACCGTGTTCATCACCGCGCTGACCCTGGTCTCCGCCCTCGCCCTGGCCCTCGTCTACGGAGTGGGCGGCCACCTCGCGCTGCGCGGCGCCCTGGAGCCCGGTGCGGTCGTGTCGCTGGCGCTGCTGCTCACCCGCCTGTACGCGCCGCTGACCTCGCTCGCGGGGGCGCGGGTGGAGGTGATGAGCGCCCTGGTCAGCTTCGAACGGGTCTTCGAGGTGCTGGATCTGCGGCCGCTCATCGAGGAGAAGCCGGACGCCCGCGACGTCCCCGCGGGGCCGGTGTCCGTCGAGTTCGACGACGTCCGCTTCGGTTACCCGGCCGCCGACAAGGTCTCGCTCGCCTCCCTGGAGGAGGTCGCCACCCTGGACCCGAACGAGGGCGCCGAGGTCCTGCACGGCATCTCCTTCCGCGTCGAACCCGGGCAGACCGTGGCCCTCGTCGGCTCCTCCGGCGCCGGCAAGTCGACCGTGGCACAGCTGCTGCCGCGCCTCTACGACGTCGACTCGGGCGCGGTGCGCGTGGGGGGCGTCGACGTCCGGGACCTCACCGCGCGGTCGCTGCGCGACACCCTCGGCATGGTCACCCAGGACGGCCACCTCTTCCACGACACGGTCCGCGCCAACCTGCTCCTGGCCGCGCCCGGGGCGGGCGAGCCCGAACTCTGGGACGCGCTGCGCCGCGCCCGCCTGGACGAGCTCGTACGGTCCCTGCCCGACGGTCTGGACACGGTGGTCGGGGAACGCGGCTACCGGTTCTCCGGCGGGGAACGCCAGCGCATGACGATCGCCCGGCTGCTGCTGGCCCGGCAGCGGGTCGTCCTCCTGGACGAGGCCACCGCCCACCTGGACAACACCTCCGAGGCGGCCGTCCAGGAGGCGCTCGCGGAGGCGCTGGAGGGCAGGACGGCCCTCGTCATCGCCCACCGGCTGTCCACCGTCCGGACCGCGGACCTGATCCTGGTCGTCGAGGCCGGCCGGATCGTGGAACGGGGCACGCACGAGGAACTGCTGGAGGCCGGCGGCCGCTACGCCGCACTGCACCACGCGCGGTTCGCTCCCCGGCCGGCGAACTCCGGTCGCGACCGGGACCGGGGGGAGCGCGACCGCGGCGCACCGGCGGCGGTGTAG
- a CDS encoding lysylphosphatidylglycerol synthase transmembrane domain-containing protein, which translates to MTRTIRRILYVLPPLLVTVVAVRHRAVLADGFAHLGTARWPWLLAAACTTCLTWVAAACTRQGAVLERLPGRRLPATQFAAGAANHLLPTGLGASAVNLRFMTVCGMSLTRSSAALALYLLAESVGRVALLGVLLVVFPDALRTGSLLPEGVFGPLLLALGAVAVVAAGVLVLVRRVRTAVFPFLRTALGEARSVHTRPSRALALWGGAFAFPALQASSLVLVGLALGLSVPVAHMAVAYLAATVAVAPVPTPGGLGSVEAALVVALVAVGGAAAVATAVVLAFRVVTVWLPMLPGALTLGALVRLKVI; encoded by the coding sequence GTGACGCGGACGATCCGCAGGATCCTGTACGTACTGCCGCCGCTGCTCGTGACCGTGGTCGCGGTGCGGCACCGGGCGGTGCTGGCCGACGGCTTCGCCCATCTGGGCACCGCGCGGTGGCCCTGGCTGCTCGCCGCGGCCTGCACGACCTGTCTGACCTGGGTGGCCGCCGCGTGCACCCGGCAGGGAGCCGTCCTCGAACGGCTGCCCGGGCGGCGGTTGCCGGCCACCCAGTTCGCCGCGGGGGCGGCCAACCATCTGCTGCCGACCGGTCTGGGCGCGAGCGCCGTCAATCTGCGGTTCATGACGGTGTGCGGGATGTCGCTCACCCGTTCCTCGGCCGCCCTCGCGCTGTATCTGCTGGCGGAGTCCGTCGGCCGGGTGGCTCTGCTGGGTGTGCTGCTCGTCGTCTTCCCGGACGCGCTGCGCACCGGATCCCTGCTGCCCGAGGGGGTGTTCGGCCCGTTGCTGCTCGCGCTCGGCGCGGTGGCGGTCGTCGCGGCGGGCGTGCTCGTCCTCGTACGACGGGTGCGGACGGCCGTGTTCCCGTTCCTGCGTACGGCGCTGGGCGAGGCCCGGTCGGTGCACACCCGGCCGTCCAGGGCGCTGGCGTTGTGGGGCGGGGCGTTCGCTTTCCCCGCGCTGCAGGCGTCGTCACTGGTGCTGGTGGGGCTGGCGCTGGGCCTGTCGGTGCCGGTCGCGCACATGGCGGTGGCGTATCTGGCGGCGACCGTCGCGGTCGCGCCGGTGCCCACGCCGGGCGGGCTCGGCTCGGTGGAGGCGGCACTGGTGGTGGCGCTGGTCGCGGTGGGCGGGGCGGCCGCGGTCGCCACGGCGGTGGTGCTCGCCTTCCGGGTCGTCACGGTGTGGCTGCCGATGCTGCCGGGAGCGCTGACACTGGGCGCACTGGTGCGGCTGAAGGTCATCTGA